Within Bacillota bacterium, the genomic segment GTGGTGCTTTTATGGTCCAATGGTTGGATTAAGATACCTATAGCCTTCAAAATATGGATGCCAAAAGAAAAATGCGAAGTTTATCATACAAAAGTTGAATTAGCTATTGATATGATAAACTTCGTCCACAAATTTGGATTAGTTGCCGAATACGTCACATTCGACACATGGTATGCTTCCAAAACACTGCTTGGCGTGCTTAAGAAATACGGATATTCTTATGTCTGTATGATTAAGAATAACCGTAAAGTATTGTACAACAACAGGCATAACCTTAATGTTAGGACTATCTGTTTGCTTCATAATAAGAAGCAGTTCAGGTACTACCCTGGAACAGGATTTTATATCAAAGCTATAACGGTTATATTACCTGATATCGGTAAAGTTAAGCTGGCAATTGTCAAAAACGGCTATAGTGCCACCCTTGAAAATACCAGGTTCATAATAACCGATATGCTTGATACTCCTGCTCAAGGTATTGTTAAAAGGTATCTCTGTCGTTGGGATATCGAAACCTTCTTCAGAGATATCAAGCAACACCTTAACTTTGAAAAAGTCCAGGCACGCCATCCTAAGAAGCTTGAAGGTTATTTCTCTGCAATGTGTTTTTCATTCATATTCATACAAATATTGCAAATTCAAAATAACCTCAATACAGTTGGTGAAACTGTAATCTTCTTACAGGATTTTGTGCAAATTAAAGTTAATAATGTTGTGTACATTATTAATGTAACATCAAAAGACCTTAAAAGTAAACAGGTAAATGAT encodes:
- a CDS encoding transposase, with the protein product MKNTNNYINDISVSKHGIHDIILELTYKLNFNRLFPGNLTIVFVALCIGLILFNNPTATHIAQKLSWVSHDAIMRLLPLLSVNNNNFIILFIQAIQSQTASLGYLIIDDVIIRKPFGKSIFPTTYVYDNTNKKYVWGMHIVVLLWSNGWIKIPIAFKIWMPKEKCEVYHTKVELAIDMINFVHKFGLVAEYVTFDTWYASKTLLGVLKKYGYSYVCMIKNNRKVLYNNRHNLNVRTICLLHNKKQFRYYPGTGFYIKAITVILPDIGKVKLAIVKNGYSATLENTRFIITDMLDTPAQGIVKRYLCRWDIETFFRDIKQHLNFEKVQARHPKKLEGYFSAMCFSFIFIQILQIQNNLNTVGETVIFLQDFVQIKVNNVVYIINVTSKDLKSKQVND